A window of Metopolophium dirhodum isolate CAU chromosome 6, ASM1992520v1, whole genome shotgun sequence genomic DNA:
TCGGCATATTAACGATTTACGGACAACGAAAAACGATGTAACCGAGTGCCAAGTGGTATGTCGATAACCGACTGACACAGCAAGAGTGATTAAGTTTACGTCGTACCTAAtcgattatttatcttataaaggtttaaataaatatatatatacattattatttaatgactatgaaatttagttttaatttttctacttgacaaaatattattttatacatttttttaaatgttcgcttcaatatgcaataaattttgaattttgccaaaatatgcaaaaatatgccaTAAAACCTTTAAATAtgcagaaatatgcaaaaaaaattttctccaTTAGCTTCAAATTATGATGATTCGTGGAGATAACTGACaacaatccaaaaatattaaaaggaaaaaaatatgcaattgcatagaaatccgcgctctagatattaccaagtatatttgatgatattattgtgagtataaagtaatttatatataacctatttacgtggaaccttgttttaaatttttaatccttagctataaaagttgaacattttatacatttttaactacaaaataattatcaaattataaatttgataaattttgtcaaaacttaaactttaaatgcttataaaaaaaatttgtgtctatgtatttttaatatttttcaactgctattaaccaacaaataacattttattgatatttatagaaaaaaaactaaaaaaattgaaaactgtcaatgtccgtaaacagctcaaaaagagtcaaattattttcaaaatgttatcgtgtatagaaaatgcgaatacaaacattcagtgaaattttcaagtatctacagtcatgagatttttaattacaacaaaataaaaaaatcgttacatgaaatatcaagtgaatatcaaatgttgtaaaaatatgaatttcataaaaatttaatttgactttcttgtagacattttttttttgataaaggtagacaaacttatggataatcttgtattccaatttcaaatcttagatttaaaaagaaaaaattttatgaattctcaactcaaaataatttgctaattttcgtgatttttccgtattttgtcaagatttgaactttaaatgcttataaataaaagctgtgattaaggatttttaatttttttcatctgcctttgaaacaataatctaggagccttctattacattttcaagcttaattaaccaacaaataaaattgttttggtatttatagaaaaaaaaaactaaaaaaaatggaaactgaaaatgtccgtaaacagctcaaaataagtcaaaatatttggaaaatgtaatggtatatagaaaatgctaatataaatattcagtcaaaatttcatgtccctacggtcatctgttttagagttacaccaaaaaccaaaaatcgattttcttgaaaacagattttgcgtaaaacttcccgtttttccttaatttttcttttgtttttcacgtcgcttttgaaaactactgggaaatttttacttttgaccccccaaattaccaactagattcactttatcagaaaagttactgctgaagaaaatccaagcacttttactgtcctaaaagatgatgacagacacaaaaataaaaaaaataaaaaaaaaaacacattattgtaaaatcaatacattcatcgttccactcagaatataaaatttcggaattaataaaacaaaaaaatacgatgtacataataaaaacaattaataataaaccctatttttaaaaatgttcacacCAAAGTCACCAGGTAAAAATAATTCTgttaaaatcttttaaaaatatcttttagcACTGTCTGCAATAGACAAGGtttcctaaaaaataattcatgatGTGGTTTTTGTCAAATTTACtgtaaaaaactaatatattctTACGaaatttttatacacattttttctgaccattcgatttttataattttagctaGGTTAAGAAGACACAAAACTatgtggtattatattatacatttatacactacatcatattattatgtatagcagGAGCCACTGAGCAaggaatacaaaaaaatcaaataattcatAGAAAACAGTTTAAACGCAGTTcagttgattataatttatacctaatccacaataataaataacaataaccaCGTGTCGATTTCATagtgccataatattatagcaggtGGACTTAAGTCCATAACTATAGCGGTATCCACGGTGGATGAACcttaacaacatattttaatacaacgtttttcaaatattccgattgtatatgtaattaaatatttgagatCAAAATATTGTACGCAAAACGTTATgcaaatatttctataatatttctgacaaatattaaaaatcaaaatattttcaaaatatttaatgaaaatagacatacaatattgtatacaaaacgttttaataataattcaataatatttctgatgaaatgataaccctttttaaattttttgaaaatattaatatcttcaTAATGCCGCGTGTGGGATAGGTTATTTCGTAGGCACGAATAaagtattatagataatatattatagcagtgGTAGCCAAACTACGACTCGCGTCAGTGACGAGGATGCcagcgcaatatttgttttctctcactCAGACCTACGCGTAACATGGATAAAATACtattacctaaaataatttttgagtaatcttagagtaaaatcacccaccTATTACAACAATTACAgaggattatatttttaaaaaaataacatacctatcggttttatattttattattatcagacGTTGtgttcgactttcaaaataaaaaaaaatttcataaatttaaatttaaaatgtttatttatgtataataatttatatacaatttatagacaaatcgatatgtcatcctctcaaaataaaattccctattgtttttgtaatgtgtgattttactctaaaattattcgaaaacataaaaaaacgacCGTGTTTTCAGGGAAAACACACGTTATTATGtcagtaaaacatattataaactaaatcatcgcaatcaaaatttattttcatttttttaattccatattcaataaaataatctaataaaatattgctGTATTCTAACGATATTAGCATTTTGACACGTTCTTTATATTCTTTACGTCAAGGAATTTCTATAGtcaccataaaaataaataacaaaatatcacaaaaatataggtatgcaTAATGTATGAGTGtgacatataatatgtacattattcagatagtaaatattatataggtatcaagTATTATCTATGGACTATATGTCGCACTCGCATTGGTGGTAGGGGAAACCGGATAAGCGCTTGGCTGATGAAGAGAAGCGTTACATGTATATAAGGTGTTTAACGAATGTGGAAACGCTTTAATTACTGTTTGCAAATacacttttatatatttaaatatgtagtaATAGCACAATGTATGAGATAACACTGCTGAAAAATTGATTCTGTAAAATATTCAGACTTTTTGATCACCCTGTAGATTAGGCATAGCcgcataggtactatatatacattgtacagataataaatatactataatgttgTCGGTGGTAGGGGAGACAGTCTAAGCCCTCGGTCAACGAATTGTTACGTGGACCGAGAATTCCATTCGTCGGATCACTGTTTTACCTGTTAATTAATATGCATGTACAACTTTGGTAATATGAGCTGGTACACTGGTGCCTATGCATATTTAACAGTAAATATCTTCATCACTCAAGTAGTTGTGATTATGATGATTCACCTGTGCATTATTATGCAAACTTGTTTTATTTGTCCATAAGTTCTTTGATAAACAATTTGGATCATATTCCaatctattaattaaataagtaacaaATTCAAGACAACTTTCAAAATCATTTGATTGAGATAATTGTTGTTGAGGAGTAGCCATGTAACAATGCGTGAAGTTTATTTTGTTCAGCTATATACTGAACAGTGAACATGTAATAGTACATggtatcattaatttaattattatcttaacaTAGTATAAAACAAAGTCCTGCTGTCTGTCTGTATGCTCGGATCTTTAAAATTACGCAACGGATTTtgatacggtttttttttaattgatagagtGATTCAAGAGAAAGTTTTAGATTCACAATTTGACCAGATAAGTCCAACCCGAGGAGGTGCTCAAACtggaattttgaaatttacgatggaaatttttgtttattaatggtattGGTTAtttggtacattatattatatggtattggttgctattggttttaggagaaataattagtagaaattagtaggtatttattactttattggtTACTTTTGGCTATCGGGCAGATCAGATCATACAAGCAataagcatgcatcaaatcgaattttgcACATTGCCTACaaaggtggctgagttgcacatATAGTCCCTCATCGGCGTGTCGTTGCCTATTTGATATGCTGTCGCTCATTGTGTCCGTGATCCGACATAGTCGGACTGCCTACCAGGAtgtctgagttgcacttactgcatttaccttgtaaaaattaaaattttttatttttgaggtACTTAGGTCGTTCTCTTACAACCTATACACCAACTACCTGACCTAGTGATGACAAATGACTAGCAAACGACTAAAAGGAACTTTCAAGGTCATTTAATACAGTTTCTTATCcaagttatattaataaagttaaatCATAAGTCATTAGATAAAATCGATGAAAACGATTGAGCCATCTACTTGGAACTCATAATAAGATACATATCATGAAACCCTAtcgtacaacataataatatagaaatgtaagaattgttgtatattaaaattataaacagcgtTGTCCATCCACCAACCTGGCAATTTGTtgttaaatgcatatttaagagcagtgttgagtttatctagataaatattattttatcttttatcttatctagattaatagaaaaattaatttacacagttctctaagataaaaatcaccattatctagatgaatttatcaaaattatttaatttattaaacggattttatttattataatttataggtagacaattaattagtttattaagtaggtagtatttactaataactatgGCTCGGATTTTAAagcttattaaataacaaaaaaagcacaaaattgttttaaaaacacaaaaatgaggcatatttattgtttaaaaaagcAAAGAAAAAGCACGACCAAAAATTAACATGAATTAGTtataaaactgaataaaaattgaaaaattaatttaaattaaaaaaaaagaattcactACCATGTATCTGACAAAATTTCCGTGTCTTTTAACAGCTTGCACATATTTTTCTCTCCGTACATGCTGTTgtaggtacattacattttttttcatatgacacttttatttcacaaaatttgcaatataaaatcgatctatctgtttgaaaaaattcttcatcaacttctaacactaatttttttaaaaatgaatttgttttaactttaggtatttttataaattacaacactatAAAACTCAAATTTTGAACTGGTCGATAACGATGTTATCTATGTACTGAGCGTAGGTTCTACAGGCTATATGCAATAGCCGATAAGCTATCGACCTGTCTGTAGATATCGATAATCtacaataaaatctatatttatattatacatagatataaaaCCAAGCTGataacaaaaactataataatccaATACAACCATTTAGACCGTATTCCGGGTTTTcacatttcttattaattaaacaaacattttttaaagtgAAAACTCTCACTTCGAATTTCACAGTTAGAATAACtgaaaaaagcaataaaaaagcatttacacaaaaaaaagccaaaaaaagctaaaataaaatcgtttatttGGAATCAGAATGACGTGAAacaaatttatgtataaaaagtagatttctattttatatatataaaaagaagcATTTGCTTTAAAATCCGAGCCCCActaataattatcaacattttcgaTAACGTGCTattaagttattctatattGCTACGAACTTACGGAGAGAgccataataaaaatttatccgATAATTtatcaagataaaaaaaaaatttttttcatctttaactagataaataaataatttagttatctttatctttatctagataacataattataatttatctttatctttatctagataaaattatatttatctcggctCAACACTTTTTAAGAGACGGCAGAATCCATCGATTAGGTACCTCGGGGTGGCTTAAACGGCCCAGaggcattaattttaattaaccttCGTCAGACGAGTCAGTTGTTAGGGCATCCGTTTTCGAGTGCATACTCAAGGCAGTCCAATCGCCCATTTATCGCAGCATTAAAACACGTGAGTCGGTCCCATGGGCATCCATTTTCATGTGCATACCTGAGACAGTTCAAATGCCCGTGTCTCGCAGCATCAGAACACGTGAGCGTGTCCCACGGGCAGCCATTTTCGTGTGCATACTTAAGAATGTCCAGGTATCCTTTTCTCGCGGCATTAGAACACGTGAGTTTGTCCAACGCGAATCCATTTTCATGTACATACTTCAAGCAGCTCAGCTGTCCATATTCCACCGCTAGAGAACCCACAAATAAGCCCAACGGGCATCCATTTTCGTGTAAATACTTCAGACAATTCAGGTTTCCTCCTGACGCAGCCATGCAGCACGTAAATATATTCCACCGACTACCGTTTTCGTGTGCGTAAATCAGGCAGTCCAAGTTGCCGGATACCGCGGCCTGGTCGCACGCTGATTGAGCCCACCTAGACGAATCGTAAGAGGAAACGCCAAGCTTGTGACCATACGACCTACTATACATGCGCCTGTGAAACTCTGCCGGTTCGCACTCAGATTGATCCCATTGGGACGAATCGTACCACGGAACGCCAATCTCGCGAGAAATCTTTAGACAGTCGATGTGTCCGTGAAACGCGGCCTTCTCGCATATGTTTTTGATTAACTTGTTATGGACGACTGGCAGCACCTTGTGGTACATGGACCGTCTATCGCCGAGCGAGTCGAAACAACCACTCTCCGTGTTCAGTTTTATGATTTGGAAAACCGACTGGCAACAAATCCTAAAGTTAATGTCCGGAGCGTCCAGCTCATCGTACTTGTTCCTCTGAATTTTGTTACACGCGTGGTAAGCAGACTTCAATAGACTTGGTATGACGTGTGTTCTCTCATCATTAGCAGTCATTGTGGCTCTTTTTCGAAAAATTCGTGTCCGTAAGAGGGCAGCATgtactgtaaataataaaacgaaacatgaaataataataaacattacgaTTGTtaattatagcacatcagtatAGACGACATACACCTGTACAATGTTCCGTACCATGAAGTTTACCAGAGAGATGATAACAGAAGTCGTTCGCAGTGTCTGAAGTTGGAACCTACAAAAACATAATGCAAATTAGTACAGAATGTAATCTTTTTTGCAGACAACAGATCTCAATGAAGGTCTGGTTCACAGCTACGCCACCGGTAATATCCACTATTCAAATGCCAATTAGAATTGTATAAAACGCAAACGACACGACAGACGACGTAACTGtgaacttatgagttatgaaccTAGCCTAAAGAAAATCAAATACAGCATTCATATCGGATTAATGGTTATGAGATGACtctaagtttttattaattattagttttgtcTTTTGTGTGCGAAATTTGTATGTCTTCAAGAGCACCAAAAGCTCGAGATGTTGGACTCCCCCTACCCTTTTCACGGTGGCCGCAAACTGGCAACTAGTTCTCGTCACTACTTTCCACACCGCCAGTCGTATGTTCACTTCTGCGTACCATACGTTCACGTCTTCACAAGTTGGATATATGGatcaaataattttcataaaacttAACTCGAATGACGTGTGTGAATTTAGCCCCACCATGTTATGATAATTACACCGAAGTTATGCCAacattttgcaattaatttgcaactTTAGgcaaccaatataaaaaaaattgcaacattatatttttgccTCAATCGCCAAACCAAAATTGGTGGGGCCAAATTCACGCAGCCCCACCACATCGTCCTATCGACCTCGAACCTTTTTCATAATTTAGCAACTAATTTGCAACTTTAGGAAACCTTCATGAAAAAATTTGCAACCTCATGGTTATGCTGgaatcaaatttgtatttatgtatttaataaaaaaatttattaaaaatcttcaaatataaatttattaaaaaaatgtaatgtgaataaaaaaaattcttaattgaaataaaaagcagtttaaaataaaatatgtatataataaaaaatttaactagaataaaaaaatcatagttgagtaaataaaatataaaaaggaataaataaccttttaaaaaaataaatacctatttaataaaaattccatatttcataaaaaatataactagttTAAAAAagactaatttaataaaaaaaataaagaaatcttaattgaaataaaaattcaagtttaaaaaaaattgtatgtagtaaaaaaatcttagttgagtaaataatatctaaataaaaaataggtcgttaaaaaaatttataattaataaaaaaacaagtagtttaaaaaatcctaatttaataaaaagtataatttgaataaaaaaatgtattgtaaataagACAAGtcttaatagaaataaaaagccaagtttgaaaaaaatgggGGTGTCAAATTTACGAACGTCAAACTTAGGAATTCGATTCCGGCATAACCACGAGGTTGCAAATTTATTCACGAAGGTTACCTAAATTACAAATTAGTTACTAAATAATGAAAAAGGTTTGAGGTCGATAGGACGATGTGGTGGGGCTATGCGTGAATTTGGCCCCACCAACTTAGAAATTTGATTGCGGCGTAACCACGAGGTTGCAAATTTTTTCACGAAGGTTGCCTAAAGAAGCAAATTAGTTGCAAAATGTTGGTATAACTTCGTTGTAATTATCATAACATGGCGGGGCCAAATTCACGCACGTACTCGAATGGCTGAAATGTACAATCAACAATTTTAGCcgaatgatattttatttattaattttacacgtTATATCAAAGGGCACTTAcatgtaagtatttgtaataaatatataatttaatatataattttaaaaaaacaatatttttttgaaaatctttgATATCTTGTACATTTTGGAAAATTTACTATACACAAAATGTGATTCCGGCATGGCTGGgtaagttaactatttttttttaactctttaagttaagttaatgtataaaaatgtaaattaagtttaaagttaaaagttacctattttttaacttgtaaaagttataagttcattaaaaaataaaagtaatttaacttgattaaataagttacttttttctaatacaagaataataattatacctacctacctttttttaaagctaacaaataacataatataaacgtcttacaatttttaaaccaatgtttgtaatacaattagttattgcatgtacttatatttgtataatattatactttaatcaatgatgaaatccaataaaataattaaactatttttatgtatttactaaCGTAAATGGCCCACaactatacttaatattataataatcaaattcattattatttattagaatataattaattggttacacaatatataatatcgacGATACGTAACACAGTCGAGACTCGACagactatattttgtttatgactTTATGTCCACTACTCCACTATTAAAATCGATTATAACCCGCACTTATTGGgtggtttattaaaaaataaaaatgaaccaGCGTCTCCcgggtatttatttaattaggtaaatagtacctaaatacGATGAACTACCATGCTACAACGCTACACGCTACGGTTTGAATTATTTACATTGACGGGCCAAGTTAACGCTGTAATTCTATgaatgaatacaaatataataataagtagggctcggattttaaaGCAAATgcttctttttatatatataaaatagaaatctaatttttatacaaaaatttgtTTCACGTAATTCTGATTCCaaataaacgattttattttttgcttttttcaGTTATTCTAACTGTGGAATTCGAAGTGAGAGTtttcacttaaaaaaatgtttgtttaattaataagaaatgtgAAAACCCGGAATACGGACTAAATGGTTGTATtggattattatagtttttgttattGGCTTGAttttatatctatgtataatataaatatagattttattgtaGATTATCCATATCTACGACAGGTGGATAGCTTATCAGCTATAGCACCTACATAGCATCGTTAACATCGTTATGGACCAattcaaaatttcatttttatagtgttgtaatttataaaaatatctaaggctaaaacaaattcatttttaaaaaaattagtgttagaagttgatgaaaaattttttcaaacagatggatcgattttatattgcaaattttgtgaaataaaagtgtcatatgaaaaaaaatataatgtacctacaatagCATGTGCAAGCTGTTAAAATACACGAAAATCTTGTCAGATACATGGTagtgaattctttttttttaatttaaattactttttcaatttttattcagttttataactaattaatgttaatttttggtCGTGCTTTTTCTTAATATgcttttttaaatcaattttgtgttttttttgttattaaataagctTTAAAATCCGAGccttaataataagtaataatattaataatgattgggTAGGTAATTACAACTAATGAGTCTACAAACATTATAAACGTATATGGGATACTaagtaaattgttttatttttattttattaataacgcatttctgtttataatatagtaatataatattttccgtGAATATGCAATctaataagtattaactattattaagcattattatttactagttaatatatttaatatttcggattttttttttataaaattaattttaaatttgtggtttaggaaaaaaaataatttaacgtgacagtaaaattaattaacttgtaAGTTACTGAATAACATGGGAAAAAATGTAACTCGTTAAGTCAGAAGttacttctaaaaaaaaagtaactcgttgattaacttagttaaaagtaactttactttttaacttaactttaacttattaactcgttaatgcccagacTTGGCGATTTGAATCAAGATTCcgcgattaaaataaattaataaactaagaaCAAACGTAAATAGTCCAGGCcttgaaatcgattttagaaaccggtataaactgtttaaaaactgaaactgaaaacaaaatcaaaaacaaaagcagataaaattggaaactgttattataatttaaaaccggaaccgaaaaaaattggaaaccagaACACAAAATCAAACCCAAAACTTCCTATTActggtattgaaaaattgaaaattaaatctaaaacaggtggataagtggatgtcactctgctgtacagtaggttacaagtgggtcactgtaatggatggtgttaaatttgaattcaatgatataatattattgtataagaaaaacgattctgagcgaaaacggtcagtcagcctatgatattaccaagtatatttgatgatattattgtgactaaagtaatttatatataacctatttacgtggagccttgttttaaattttcaatccttagccataaaagttaaacattttatacatttttaactacaaaataattaataaattataaatttgataaatgttgtcaaaatttgaactttaaatgcttatcaaaaaaaatcgtgcatatttatttttaatatttttcaactactattagaacgatatatcaggagccttatattaaattttcacgcttttttacccaacatataaaattttattgatatttatagagaaaaaaactaaacaaattgaaaactgacaatgtccgtaaacagctcaaaaagagtcaaaatattttcaaaattttatggtgtatagaaaatgctaatacaaacattcaatgaaaaagtatctacagtcattcgttttttaattacaataaaataagaaaattgttacatgagaaattgagtgaatattaaatgttgtaaaaatataaatttcagacgctcataaaaatttaatttaagtttcttgtaggcatttttttttttgataaagggaaacaaacttatgagtaatcttatgttacattttaaaatcttagatttaaaaataaaaatttttatgaattctcaaatcaaaataatttgctaattttcgtgattttccgtattttgtcaaaatttgaactttaaatgcttatatataaaaactgtgactaagtacttttaatttttttcatctgcctttgaaacaataacctaggagcattctattaaattttcaagcttttttaatcaacagataaaattttatttatatttatagaaaaaaaaactaaaaaatttaaaactgacaatgtccgtaagcatttaaaaaagagtcaaaatattttcaaagttgtatggtgtatagaaaatgctattataaacattcagtcaaaatttcatgtccctacggtcatctgttttagagttgcaccaaaaaccaaaatcgattttctcgaaaacagattttgcgtaaaacttcccgttttttcttaacttttcttttatttttcacgtcgcttttgaaaactactggg
This region includes:
- the LOC132947901 gene encoding uncharacterized protein LOC132947901, encoding MTANDERTHVIPSLLKSAYHACNKIQRNKYDELDAPDINFRICCQSVFQIIKLNTESGCFDSLGDRRSMYHKVLPVVHNKLIKNICEKAAFHGHIDCLKISREIGVPWYDSSQWDQSECEPAEFHRRMYSRSYGHKLGVSSYDSSRWAQSACDQAAVSGNLDCLIYAHENGSRWNIFTCCMAASGGNLNCLKYLHENGCPLGLFVGSLAVEYGQLSCLKYVHENGFALDKLTCSNAARKGYLDILKYAHENGCPWDTLTCSDAARHGHLNCLRYAHENGCPWDRLTCFNAAINGRLDCLEYALENGCPNN